tgttgtatggcatccaagagtagAATATTAATCTtgacttgcttgaaaatctcttgaatctcagtgtgatatttgttcttttggccaactgccaatctctgaggatagggaaccataGGTTGGTACCCCCTACTAGTTTCAACCTctccactcacaggcttcttcgaCTCTGGCCTCACTTCCTTTAGTTCTTTCTCAGCTTGATctgtctctgttacatcttcaggtttaGAACTAACTACCTGCCTATCCATGGTCATCTCAAGTTaaggaacttccttcccacttctcaaagtaagaacggtCTTCGATGTCTTAATAacgtcccctgagacattatgcacttgctgttgttgttgcctATATACTTGAAATTTAGGCTGAGGCTAtgctggaaattttcctttctctaggaTGCTCAAGGTCAtactcatcttattaatagtgccatgcaactcatttatggtctgagtgttctgattgtttgtggtggcctaaatttgcatgaattgctgaagtgtattggccatctgtgccatactgtcatctagagacTTCTTTGTAGATGATACGGCTAAGAACTCTATGCAGCTACATTAGGCTGAAAGGAGGTGCTAaaaaaggatagctctgagaacTCTAATATGgctgatactggtgctgaggagcaccctaaTGAAATGGTTGCTGCTGAGATGGTGAAGACCagccaggctgatcatttctccattatatgtgttggaaaaagTTTGATTCTGTGCTATGTTAACCCAATTAACTTATTGCATCTGCTCaaacccactttcttgaaaaactGGTATAATTGGGCAGAAGAGAAACATATGACAAGAAGAgaacaacaaaaaatagaagagagaaaaacacaCCTGCATAAACTAAAAGGTAAAACAGAAAAATGCAAAGAAGCAGTGAAATAAGATGACAAACAAGTCAAACATCAAGGCTCGGTTGGAGGGTCGGGGTCCAATAGATGGATGGTGGTATCCTCTGGTGAAAAATGgtcaagaaaatatttgagtcactgtccattaaccttaaaaatattactattgTGTGGATTGAGGATTTCAACAGCCCCATGAGGAAACACTGTCTGAATAATATAAGGACCACTCCATTTGGATCAAAGTTTACCGGCAAACACATGGAGTCTAGAGTTGTAGAGGAGAACCTTTTGATTGGGGAGAAAACTCTTTCTCAAAATGTGCTTGTCGTGGAAAACCTTAGTTCTCTCCTTGTAAACTTTGGCATTATCATAGGCATCATGTCTCAATTCTTCTAATTCATTCAGCTCCAATTTCCTTAAAACACCAGAATTGTTAGTAGAGAAGTTAAATTGCTTGACAGCCCAGTAAGCCTTGTGTTCTAGCTCAATTGGGAGATGACATGCTTTACCGTAAACCAAACGATAGGGAGACATGCCTAGGatagttttaaaagctgtcctataagcccataaAGTGTCTGAAAGcctcaaagaccaatctttcctatttgggttgactgttttttcaagaatggttTTGATCTCCCGGTTGGCCAACTCAGCTTggccattggtttgaggatgataaggAGTTAAAACTTTGTGATGgaccccatattttttcattaacactgcaaatggtttattgcaaaagtgGGAACCTCCATCACTAATTAAAACCCTTGGTATCCCAAACTGAGTGAAAATgttgtctttcaaaaattttaacacCACCCGATGATCATTGGTCCTACATGGTATTGCCTCGACCCATTTAGAAATATAGTCCACAGCAACAAGAATGTAAAGATACCCAAATGAAGATAGAAAAGGACCCATAAAATTAAccccccaacaataaaaaatttctaatgcTAAAATGGGTTGTaagggcatcatgtttctacgGGTGATTCCTCCTAACTTTTGACATGGTTCGCATgccttacaaaaattgtaagcatccTTGAACATGTGGGGCCAATAATAACCATATTGCAAGATTTTAGGCACTGTTTTCTTAGCTGAAAAGTGGCCTCCACACACACTAGCATGACAAAAATTTAGTATGTGCGGAATGTCACAATTAGGCACACATCTTCTCAAAATTTGATCAgaacaatatttgaataaatatgGGTCATCATAAAAGAAAGATCTGACCTCCAATTTAAACCTTTTGATGTCTTGAGAACTCCAATGTGGTGGGGTatgtcctgtcaccaagaaattgataatatcagcaaaccaaggtaAAGAATCAACAGCTAAAAGCTGTTCATCTGGAACGGAATCTGAAATGGGAGTAGAAGGCTCAGAATTTTCAACGACGAGTCAAGATAAATGATCGGCAACCACATTTTCTACTCCCTTTTTATCCTTGATGCTGATATTAAATTCCTGCAATAACAAAATCTATCCAATCAGTCGAGGTTTGGCATCTTTCTTTGTGAGCAAATATTtaagagctgcatggtcagtgaATATAACAATCGGAGAGCCTAAAATGTAAGCTCTAAATttatccaaagcaaaaacaACTGCTAGTAACTCCTTTTTAGTGGTGGAGTAATTTTTCTGACCTGCATCAAGTGTTTTgcttgcataataaatcacaaatggaagCTTACCTCTCCGCTGACCAAGGACAACACCTATGGCAAGGTCACTAGCGTCACACATGATCTCAAATGGCAGTGACCAGTTAGGTGGTTGAATTATAGGTGCAGTGACAAGCATAGATTTGAGTTGCTCAAAAGCAACTTGACATGCATCAGTCCAATTAAACACGCAATCCTTAGCTAATAACTTACACAAAGGTCTCGATATGGAGctaaagttttttatgaaacGCCTATTAAATCGGCATGTCCCAAAAATGATCTAATATCTTTGACTGATTTTGGAATGGGTAACTTCGATATTAGATCAGTTTTAGATTTGTCAACTTCAATGCCTCGGGCTGAGATGATGTGACCAAGGACAATACCTTGCCGCACCATAAAATGGCATTTTTCCCAATTTAAGAGCATATTTTTTCTCTTCACATCGACCCAAAACAGCAGTGAGGTGAGTAAGGCatgcatcaaatgaatcaccataaactgaaaaatcatccataaacacctcCAAGATATGCTCAACCATGTTAATAAAAATACTTAacatgcatcgttgaaatgtgGCGGGTGCATTACAAAGTCCAAAGGGCATTTTCCTAAATGCAAAAGTTCCAAATGGGCAAGTAAAAGTAGTTTTTTCTTGGTCTTCAGGGGCTATTTCAATTGGATAATATCCCGAAAAAccatcaagaaaacaataaaaactatGGCCCGCAACTCTTTCCAGAGTTTGGTCTAAAAATGGTAATGGAAAATGGTCCTTTCTTGTGACAGCATTTAGTTTCCTAAAATCAATGCACATGCACCATCCTGTGATGGTTCTAGTTGGGATTAactcatctttttcatttttcacaattGTAACCTCAGATTTCTTAGGAACTACTTGAGTAGGACTTACCCATTGACTATCAGAGATGGGATAGATGATACCTACATCCAAGAGCTTCAAGAATTCATTTTTAACCACCTCCTCCATCGTAGGATTCAACCTCCTTTGCAATTCTCAAGTTGGTGATGAATTCTCCTCCAAGAAAATTCAATGTGTGCAAATGGTGGGGTTGATTCCTTTGATGTCGGCAATCGACCATCCAAGTGCTCATTTATGTTGCTTAAGAACCCGTAGGAGTTGCTCCTCTTGCTCAATGACaaagaagatgagataataCATGGAAAAGTGTTAGTTGGCCCAAGAAAAACATATTTCAGCGATTCAGGTAGTGGTTTCAAAACCGGTGATGGAGAAACTTCATCTGATGGTTGTTGGTGTATGGATTGAAGTGGCAGATCTTCAAACTTAAGTTGCCACAATGAGTCCATTTTGCTACCTGCACTAGAATTTACTACATTAGTATCCAACAATTCACTATTTTCTAAGGTTCCAGGTAAAACAAGTTCCATTTGACTCTCTTgctctaaaaaaaattcttcagcaAGTAAAGATTCCAAACAATTCACTTCCTGGAGTTCTTTCAAATCTTGTGGTTGCCTACAAGTGTTGAACACATTTAACTCCAACGTCATATTGCCAAAAGTCAATTTAAGGATGCCACTGCGACAATTTATCAAAGCATTGGAAGTAGCCAAAAATGGCCTCCCTAAAATGACGGGTGCCTGAAAAACAGAGTGAGGAGTTAATTGAACATCTAAGACCACAAAATCAAcgggataataaaatttatccacttGCACCAACACATCTTTCACCACTCCCCTAGGCTTTTTAATTGAACGGTCGACCAATTGCAAGATGATAGAAGTTGGTTTCAACTCTCCTAAACCAAGTTGTTCATAGGTGTTATAAGGAAGCAAATTGACACTAGAACCTAAGTCTAGTAGTGCTTGGCCTATTTTGGAGCTTCCTATAACACAAGCTATTGTTGGAGAACCCGGATCTTTATACTTAGGAGGAATATTGGATTGGATAATGGGGCTAACTTGTTCCGTGAGAAATGCCTTCTTTTTCACATTAAGTCTTCTTTTAACCGTacacaaatatttcaaaaatttggCATACGTGGCGATTTGCTCAATGGCATCAAGAAGAGGAATGTTAATGCGCACTTGTCTAAAAATGTCCAAAATCTCATCATGATGTTTATCTTTATGTAAAGGAACCAATCTTTGAGGAAAGGGTGCCGGAGGAGTTACCTTTGGTTCCAAAGAAACATCAACATCAGAATTTTTACCTTGTGCATTAGAAATGGAACTTTCACCTTTCTTGCCAGCTTCATTACCCAATGTTTCAACTTCTTTGTCACTACAGAGAGTTATTACGGCCTTGTAAGTCTTGACATTTGCTTCTGAAGAAGATAAAGACTCTATGGCAGCAATTTAGACTTGAGGATTTGGTTGGGGTTGAGACAGGAAAATCTCTTGCGCACTCAAGGTTGTGTTCAGCTTGGTCAAATTATTCCTTATGTCATTGATGGCTTGAGAAGTTTGGTTATTTATGGTGGTTTGACTTTACATGAACTGCTAAAGAGTAGAAGCCATTTGTTGAAATGGGTCATCCATGGGTCTTCTAGGGGTTGAAATTAGTGCATTTTGCTGGGTATGAACTGAATATTGAGGTGCACCAGCTCCCGGATGTGCTGAATTTGTGGGATGATCATTTCTCCAGCTGAAATTAGGATGATTTCTCCAACCTATATTATAAGTGTTAGAATATGGTGCAAGAAAAGGTTTAGAAATCATGTTAATAGGATGAGAAGCATCACAcaaaacttctttaaaagctggaatAGTAGGACATTCAGATGTTATAGGACTAATATCCTCACAAATGTTACATTTTCCTTGTTTTGGAATGCCCTGAATTTCATGCACTTTCTTCAACTCAATCACCTCCAATTTTTTTGACAATAAGGCAAATTTAGCTTTCAAATCATCCtcttcatttaaaacatatttaccccccccccccccacttaCGGTCCTCAATGGTTCAACTCTATCATAGACACAAAAAGTGTCCCATGATTGAGCGTTTTTAGCCAAGTAATCAAAATATGCAAATGCTTCTTCCGGTTCCTTATTAAAGAactctccattacacatggtttcaACAAATTGTCGCATCTTAGGTACCAAagcttcataaaaaaaactaataatgcgCCAATTCTCGTAACCATGGTGTGGACAAGCATTTAAGAGATATTTGAATCTTTCCCaactttgataaaaagtttcattttccttttgagaaaaattcatgatttgtctCTTTAAAGCATTGGTGCGATGCATTGGAAAAAAATTTTCAGAAATTCagcttgcatttcttgccatgttccAACGGATCTTGGCCTCAATGCATTCaaccatgtttttgctttgtccttaagagaaaaaggaaacaacttcaatCTAACAATCTCCTCAGTACAGTTTTGATCCAAAAATGTGAAgcatacttcctcaaactccttgAGGTGCAAGTAGTGATTTTCAGAATCCAATCCATGAAAATGAGGCAATAATGGTATCATTCCaggtttaaaattgaaattatgagCATTCAAGGGTGTAATGATGCACAATGGAGTGGTGGTCTAATAGGATGCAAatattctctaagtgtcctgttgGGATTTTCCATCTCCCTATTATtgtgttcttcttcttcagccatgttaCTACGAGTGTCAAATGATGATTCAAATACTGAATTAAGAGAAACAGATGATGCACTCGATGATGAGGTCAATGATTCAGTCCTAGCAAGTTTATATGTGCTATCTCTAGTCCAACCAGACATGCAACTTCAgcacaaaacaagataaaagtaaataagTAAAATGAGAAGTaaagatgtcacccaggctgtgaagaggttcacagctccacaaacaTCCTCTCAGGAAAAAAGAGAATGCTTTGACAAACACCcattgtccccggcaacggcgccagaAACTTGACCAGCTTAAAATTAtgtcttccaagtgtagaagctgtcaaagtaatacaaggataagtccaggatcgtattccacagggacagagggttatcaaagcatttGTGGAAAAAAGTATCGAATATGAGGTAAGAATAGAAAAGAGTGAATTCAattcccacaaaaaaaaaaaaattaatcaaagctgaaattaaaatttctaatcaaaaaggcaaattaacaaacacttgggtagGGTATGAGACGCTCTTTATTTTAGATCCTAGATACATTTCtagattaacaacccaatcaaggtattgataaacggaagataaaaaggttaagctcaagtttttgcaatatttttctaagggattttcaactttactagccgaacacacattaacaaacaactgagagaagccttgataattttcaagtttttgttgtgccttacgtcaacaacaaatcaagagcaagagccgcaatctattttcaatttaaatccaactagtaacttagtgaaatcaacaattatcaataaaatatagcAATGATCTAGAacctaaaaaaaatcaagtcccattccacaacccaagcttaaaaaaattagctacacatgatattcttaacaacaaaaattaatctaagcaaagctataaaaaaaaaaaactgagtgccgaatgaagaaaaaaggaaaagaaatgaagagagaaaaaaacacaaaaacccgAGAAAGTGCCACCGTCTACCAACGTAAAGGAGGACTGAAcacgagataaaaataaaatatgaccaACCGAGCGTAAAACTGGAAAGAAAGTAAATAACTATGTGTCGGATAGCTCTTGGTCTGCAAACAGAAACCAACAcaagtagaaaagaaaagaaaaaggtctGGAAAACCagagaaaaagtaaaatgaaaacagAGCCCCTAAGGTAACTACGGCAACtgggaaaaatgaaaaactaaaattaaactgaGCTGAGCTTCCAGCCGTCTCTTCTTTTGCAACAACccagaaaagaatagaaaaataaaactgtaacgagagagagagcagcACCACGCCGACTTCCCCCTGTTCTTCAACGTtagaaaaaactataaaactctAAAAACTACTCCTTTACCGCCGAATGGAAAAGCAAAAGGTGAATAAAATCCAAAACCAGCTCTGCAAGGTCTAAACGAAaagtaaagaaataaaatctacTCTACTGCCCAAAGCTCTCCAACGAACAAAAACCAGGTGAAGTCTAAAACAAGCTGCTAGAATGATAATGTGTGtaagacaaaaaaaaacaagccaCTTCctgtaaaacaaaaaataagctACCTAGTGCTCGGTCTGGAACCAAAACAAAGTGAAAGGATAAATTCATTACAGCCGCCTCTCCTCAAACGAAAAAgagtaaagaaattaaaactcagcTACACTCTACTCCCTAGGTCCTAAAACCGGAAGACAATTAGAATGCTAAAAAGGGCTACCGCCAATTAATTCTGTGTctggaatgaaaaataaatgctTGAAGACAAAGCAAGCCGCCTTGcgtccaaatgaaaaagaagagaaaataaaaaatgtagcCGAAcgaaaaccaaagaaaaagaaataaaacgaaGTACCACTCCAGTCTACTGTTAGCAGGTCtggagcaaaaaaaaaaaaaaaacaaagtaaaagctgtgacaaaataaattctgaaGCCTAGTGTctgaaacaaaagaaagaaaatgacaactccaagctaagctactgaacTCCCCTAGCATTTCAGCCCTCTTTCTTTTTATAGTCGTGTGTCTTGTGagctgtccatgtgatgctatATTATTATACAATTCAAAGCAAATGTGCAGCCCATGCTTCTGTGGtgaccttccatgtgcagaagcaagaaagctTAAATGAGCAGCTTGCCTTCCAgcaacatgttttctgcatCCATGTTCTATTTGtcttgcaatggtcagcacGTGTGGTGTGCTGCTGTCCGGCTGTCTCCAACGTGATATGCAATTGATCTCCTGCTAGATGAGATTCTAcaaaaaccataatcaattcttttatttcttcataggtcccattctttctttccttccataaatgccctacaatatataaatcgaatgatattatagtttaagtatttcaagggcaaatatgagactttgatgtgcaaaatattatcatcaataaatttttcattaagtgttaaaattttgatgcataattaagtattCAACCCTTCTTTGATGTAATAAAGCACTCactaaaacaacttaattatgcatttctaacactTCATCAATGACGTAATATGAAATGAAATCATAGATGACTTGACGAAATGTAATGTGACATATACATGAAATGAATGACATCGTATAATCATGAAACAGGAAAACATTTCAAGCCATGGCAtaatgcataacagataaacattttGTGACATAATATagtgtgtaacagataaacattttgtgataaaaaaagtataacaaataaaaatttcataatataataaaatgtgtaacaaataaacatATCGTGATAGAACataatgtgtaacagataaaaatttcaTGATAGAACAGAATGTGTAATACATAAGAATTTTGTGATGTGAGAAAATGTGTAATAACATGACATATGTTGAATTTTTTCAAGCCCTAGCATGACATATGTAATAACATAAGAACATATACAATTGTTCTCTTACCAACACATATGCTTAAGCAGTGATGAATTTTTCTTTGCATATCAAAGATTTATGGATTGAAGACGGATGGGATATAACACGTTTTGTTTAGTTGGTGGGTATACAAAAGGCTGATGAAATTACTCGTCTCATTGTTACGGGTAAAGGAGGTGCGAATATATTAGTCTGGATGCCAAATAAGAATAGAATGATCATGTTTTATGCATGGTTGAATTTGCTAAGAAATTATGGGGAATTACAGAGACTACACTGGGGTTGCCGAGAGTGCAACATTCTTCATGGTGGTCAAGGGTAATGCATTGGTTTGCTTTTGCTCAAAAGTCTACCTGAAGGGAATTTCTTATTGGTATCTTACCAAGTTTGATTTTCTAAAAGCTATGGACTTGTAGATGCAAGGTGCGCATGGAGGGGCAGCTTGATTTGGTTGAGACTATTGGACGTGCAATGAAGGCCTGGCTTCGTTCTTTCTCCAAGAGACTGGTTAGAGGACATGCCTCTCATATAGATGTTGAGATTCTAGCTACTTTGGACGTTAACGTACCAGTATCTAAATCATGCAAATCTCAGATTGTTCAATGGAGGAAGCCAAAGGAAGACTGGGTAAAGCTGAATATGGACGGTAGTTACAGGGGTAATTCAGGTAGCATTGGTGGTAGGGGGTGATTCGAGACTATGGTGGACAGTTTTTGGTTGTCTTTTCACATAATTTTGGCCATGGTACTAATAATGAAGTAGAGTTTAGAGCACTTTTGGAACGTATAAAACTGTGTAAGGAAAAGGTTTGTCCCAAGTTGAAATAGAATGTGATTCAAAAGTAGAGGTGGATTGGATAAATTCCAAGAGTTGTACGGTTTggttgactcactaaaaaataaatagcacaaaggctatcccaagtgcaagagAATGTCGTGCAAGATGATCCCAGAATACAATATGTCCCaagacaatgccctgagtaaccataaattcgcatttctcccaattaagtaaaagatttttttcctcacatctctggagaatacgtgccaaattatgcaaacaactatcaaaagatttcccaaaaacagagaagtcatccatgaatatttcacaaatatcaccaatcatgtcagaaaaaatactcatcatgcatctctgaaaagtagctagagtattacacaaaccaaaaggcattttCGTAAAAGCAaaggtgccaaaaggacaggtgaaagtagTTTTCTCCTGGTCCTCAGGCGCTacaacaatttgataataaccagagtatccatccaagaagcaataaaatgcattaccagctactctttctaaaatttgatccaagaatggtaaaggaaaatgatcatttctaCTAGctaaattaagttttctataatcaatgcacattctccaaccggtaaccattctagttggaatcaactcatttttatcatttttgacAATAGTTAAACCAAATtattttggtaccacttgagttggacttacccacttactatTTGAGATGAGGTAAATGATATCTACTGCAAgcagcttaagcacttcctctttaacaacttccttcatggtaggattgagcctacatTGAGCATCACaaaccggtctagcatcatcttcaagatggacTCTATGGGTACAAACAGCAGCATCAATACCTTTGATGtaagctattgtccaaccaattacGCCTCAATGCTTTTTTAAGACTTCAATCAACTAGGCTTCATCCTTTTGATTtaactttgaggaaatcaccacaggaaaagtgccttcttcaga
This is a stretch of genomic DNA from Carya illinoinensis cultivar Pawnee chromosome 3, C.illinoinensisPawnee_v1, whole genome shotgun sequence. It encodes these proteins:
- the LOC122304722 gene encoding uncharacterized protein LOC122304722, whose product is MDAENMLLEEANVKTYKAVITLCSDKEVETLGNEAGKKGESSISNAQGKNSDVDVSLEPKVTPPAPFPQRLVPLHKDKHHDEILDIFRQVRINIPLLDAIEQIATYAKFLKYLCTVKRRLNVKKKAFLTEQVSPIIQSNIPPKYKDPGSPTIACVIGSSKIGQALLDLGSSVNLLPYNTYEQLGLGELKPTSIILQLVDRSIKKPRGVVKDVLVQVDKFYYPVDFVVLDVQLTPHSVFQAPVILGRPFLATSNALINCRSGILKLTFGNMTLELNVFNTCRQPQDLKELQEVNCLESLLAEEFFLEQESQMELVLPGTLENSELLDTNVVNSSAGSKMDSLWQLKFEDLPLQSIHQQPSDEVSPSPVLKPLPESLKYVFLGPTNTFPCIISSSLSLSKRSNSYGFLSNINEHLDGRLPTSKESTPPFAHIEFSWRRIHHQLENCKGG